The region GGTAGTCTAGCTCACAACTAGGTTTGATTTGCAGTATATCACGTCCCCCTCCGCATACAGGAGACTATCGGCATATAATAAAGTTGCCGTTTCCTATCAAGAGGATGTCAACTATGGCAACAAAATCTGCAAAACCCACCTACGCTTTCCGTACCTTCTGGGCTGTGCTCCTGTTAGCCATTAACTTCTTGGTTGCCGCCTACTATTTTGGCATCCTCAAGTAGGACTTGAGACTAAAGGATTGCGGGGGCACCCTAGCCCCCAATGATTCACTTATTCACACTCATCTCAACTGGCGGCCAAAGGGCAGTAATCCTAAAATCATTAGTTTGAAGTGCTGCTGCGCAAAGGGCAGGCCAATAATGGTCACCGCCAAGATCAATCCCCAAAAGAGATGATTCAGGGCAATGCCCCAGCCTACGACCAAAAGCCACAGGATATTAAAAATCATCGTTAGAGTGCTGTTGGCATCGGGCGCCTCAACAACTTGCTTGCCAAAGGGGAGTAGGGCACTCCAACCCAATTGAATGGCCTTAATCCCAAAGGGGATGCCAATGATTGTTAGGCACAGCGTCACACCGCCAAGCATATAGCCAATGCCCGTGAGGAAGCCGCCAAAGATCAACCAAATGATATTGCCAAGAAGACTCATGAGCCGCTACTCCAAACATTGCTTAGGCCCACTCTAGCAGTCACCTGCTGCTATTTTGGTAGCGTAATGGGGCATCCGGGGGACGAGAGTCGTCTCCTAACTACTTGTTGGGAATTGTGCTGGTGTTGCCATCCCGCAGTGCTAAATAGCTCCGTGACATGATTTCAATACCTGCTTCATTGCAGGCCTCTTGGAGGTTTTGAGGTAATTTAGAGAGGCTATAGTGCAGCTCCTTCCAGTTACGGGTGTAAACATTAAGCCCATAGGCAATGGGGTAGTCATTGACGGCAATGCAGAGTTCACGAAACAGAGGTGGCAATTCGTTGTAGTCGGGGAGATGGGTTGAAGAACACCCGGCAAAGCAAACACAACAACTGTTTTGCCATTGATACAGATCAGGGGTGGTCCCATTGACCCATTGATCGCCTTTGTGGGTGCGAAAGGTCACTTCCGAAATACGTTGGCCTTCACAGTTGGGTAGCATGGTGGCATCCTCTACATACTGTGGCTTTCTAAGGCGTAGTCATTATGGCTTTGTTTTGTTAAGTTGTTATGGAACAGCAAATTGTTCATGCCACAACAGGGCGGGTACGCTTTCGAGTGCCGCGTGTGCAACGGGATCCTGCCTATGGAGAGTTATTGGTGCAGTTGCTGGAATCTTTGGCGATTGTTGAGCAGGTGCGTCTCAATCGGCAGGCGGCGACAGTGGTGGTCCAGTATCAGCCCCATTTGCTCGATGAGGCGGCGGTCTATGAACGTTTGAATCAGTGTTTTGAACAGGCAATGGTGGCCATGCCGCAGCCCTTCCCGGACAGTGCGGCTCCTGCGGATGCGATCGCCCTTGAAGACTACCAAGCGCAGGTAGAGGCGGATGCTCGCCTTGAAACCGATTGGGAACGCTTGGGGCTGCCCTTAGTGGCCTTGGGGCTCTCACTCCTCAGTGGGCCCTTGGAATTGCCCTTGGCGGTTGTCGGGACTACGGTCTTAGCCAGTGCTTGGCCTTGGTTCCAGCGGGTGGGGCATCAGATCAGTCAGGGGCATCCCCCCAATGTGGATCTGCTCGATAGCCTCTGGATGGTCCTGCATACCATCAATGGCCAGTTCTTAGCGCCTGCATTGAAGACCACCTTGGCTGGGGCCCGGGCAGACGTGCGCGATCGCCAGCGACGACAACAGTTGCATCGATATCCCAGTGTCTTGATGGCTCACTGTGAATACCTGACGGTGGAACGTCAAGGCCACTCCCTCACGATTGAACGTCAGGAGTTGCAAGCGGCGGATCTGCTGTGGTTGCGGCCAGGGGATCTGGTGCCGGCGGATGGCGTCGTTGTTGCCGGA is a window of Thermosynechococcus vestitus BP-1 DNA encoding:
- the psaX gene encoding photosystem I protein PsaX, translated to MATKSAKPTYAFRTFWAVLLLAINFLVAAYYFGILK
- a CDS encoding YccF domain-containing protein, with the protein product MSLLGNIIWLIFGGFLTGIGYMLGGVTLCLTIIGIPFGIKAIQLGWSALLPFGKQVVEAPDANSTLTMIFNILWLLVVGWGIALNHLFWGLILAVTIIGLPFAQQHFKLMILGLLPFGRQLR